A genome region from Gadus macrocephalus chromosome 15, ASM3116895v1 includes the following:
- the cryzl1 gene encoding quinone oxidoreductase-like protein 1 isoform X3 — MKGLYCRLGQTDADTKFVIQEMLLVDLGIQRDLIPVGREVAGVVLQVGSLVSSFHPDDEVVGILPLDYPWSGLCDVIDVDEHLLVHKPEKLSWICVAGAIRDGVCAYTALHTHARMAAGHTLLVMDGASTFGLLCIQLASYHGVKVLTTSHTPEQHTFLEKLQTSLVQEHLVARVIPVFEGSSDLLSDVLEETGGLGVDIVIDTGVRLQEDEGSNGNRLPHKHEVISVLGVGGHWVTSHQELQLDPPDCRLLHLKSASVTFLNQEVWTSSTVQQGRYLHILKDIMEKMSSGILGPEPEEAVPLQDATVVMEMVQRCEKKSAIVQF, encoded by the exons ATGAAGGGTTTGTACTGCCGACTCGGACAGACTGATGCGGACACCAAGTTTGTTATTCAGGAGATG CTGCTAGTTGACCTAGGTATCCAGAGGGATTTGATTCCGGTTGGTCGAGAGGTAGCAGGGGTCGTCCTGCAAG TTGGCTCCCTTGTGTCGTCCTTCCACCCAGACGATGAAGTTGTAG GTATTCTGCCTTTGGACTACCCCTGGTCTGGACTGTGTGATGTAATCGATGTTGATGAACACCTTCTTG TACACAAGCCAGAAAAGTTGAGCTGGATATGCGTTGCAGGAGCAATACGTGATGGAGTGTGTGCCTATAcggccctacacacacacgcccgaaTGGCCGCTGGACACACACTCTTGGTCATGGACGGAGCCAGC ACATTTGGCCTCCTGTGTATCCAGCTCGCAAGTTACCATGGAGTCAAAGTGTTGACAACCTCACACACGCCAGAGCAACACACATTCCTTGAAAAACTACAGACAAGTTTAG TTCAAGAGCATCTAGTAG CCAGGGTGATTCCAGTGTTTGAAGGGTCTTCGGACCTGCTTTCAGATGTTCTAGAGGAAACCGGGGGATTAGGCGTGGACATAGTCATAGACACTGGAG TACGTCTCCAGGAAGATGAAGGGTCAAATGGAAATCGCCTCCCTCACAAGCATGAGGTCATCAGCGTACTGGGAGTTGGGGGTCACTGGGTGACATCACACCAGGAGCTGCAG CTGGATCCTCCAGATTGCCGACTGCTCCACTTGAAGTCGGCCTCTGTGACTTTCCTCAACCAGGAAGTCTGGACCTCTTCGACTGTGCAACAAGGACGATATCTCC ACATTCTGAAGGACATAATGGAGAAGATGTCTTCTGGAATACTCGG ACCCGAGCCTGAGGAGGCGGTCCCTCTGCAGGATGCCactgttgtcatggagatggTCCAGCGTTGCGAGAAAAAGAGTGCTATAGTTCAGTTCTGA
- the cryzl1 gene encoding quinone oxidoreductase-like protein 1 isoform X1 produces the protein MKGLYCRLGQTDADTKFVIQEMSLPANVDSHQVRVKMKACGLSPLDLKLLVDLGIQRDLIPVGREVAGVVLQVGSLVSSFHPDDEVVGILPLDYPWSGLCDVIDVDEHLLVHKPEKLSWICVAGAIRDGVCAYTALHTHARMAAGHTLLVMDGASTFGLLCIQLASYHGVKVLTTSHTPEQHTFLEKLQTSLVQEHLVARVIPVFEGSSDLLSDVLEETGGLGVDIVIDTGVRLQEDEGSNGNRLPHKHEVISVLGVGGHWVTSHQELQLDPPDCRLLHLKSASVTFLNQEVWTSSTVQQGRYLHILKDIMEKMSSGILGPEPEEAVPLQDATVVMEMVQRCEKKSAIVQF, from the exons ATGAAGGGTTTGTACTGCCGACTCGGACAGACTGATGCGGACACCAAGTTTGTTATTCAGGAGATG TCCCTCCCAGCCAATGTAGACAGTCACCAGGTCAGGGTTAAGATGAAGGCATGTGGACTCAGTCCTCTCGACCTCAAG CTGCTAGTTGACCTAGGTATCCAGAGGGATTTGATTCCGGTTGGTCGAGAGGTAGCAGGGGTCGTCCTGCAAG TTGGCTCCCTTGTGTCGTCCTTCCACCCAGACGATGAAGTTGTAG GTATTCTGCCTTTGGACTACCCCTGGTCTGGACTGTGTGATGTAATCGATGTTGATGAACACCTTCTTG TACACAAGCCAGAAAAGTTGAGCTGGATATGCGTTGCAGGAGCAATACGTGATGGAGTGTGTGCCTATAcggccctacacacacacgcccgaaTGGCCGCTGGACACACACTCTTGGTCATGGACGGAGCCAGC ACATTTGGCCTCCTGTGTATCCAGCTCGCAAGTTACCATGGAGTCAAAGTGTTGACAACCTCACACACGCCAGAGCAACACACATTCCTTGAAAAACTACAGACAAGTTTAG TTCAAGAGCATCTAGTAG CCAGGGTGATTCCAGTGTTTGAAGGGTCTTCGGACCTGCTTTCAGATGTTCTAGAGGAAACCGGGGGATTAGGCGTGGACATAGTCATAGACACTGGAG TACGTCTCCAGGAAGATGAAGGGTCAAATGGAAATCGCCTCCCTCACAAGCATGAGGTCATCAGCGTACTGGGAGTTGGGGGTCACTGGGTGACATCACACCAGGAGCTGCAG CTGGATCCTCCAGATTGCCGACTGCTCCACTTGAAGTCGGCCTCTGTGACTTTCCTCAACCAGGAAGTCTGGACCTCTTCGACTGTGCAACAAGGACGATATCTCC ACATTCTGAAGGACATAATGGAGAAGATGTCTTCTGGAATACTCGG ACCCGAGCCTGAGGAGGCGGTCCCTCTGCAGGATGCCactgttgtcatggagatggTCCAGCGTTGCGAGAAAAAGAGTGCTATAGTTCAGTTCTGA
- the cryzl1 gene encoding quinone oxidoreductase-like protein 1 isoform X2: MKGLYCRLGQTDADTKFVIQEMSLPANVDSHQVRVKMKACGLSPLDLKLLVDLGIQRDLIPVGREVAGVVLQVGSLVSSFHPDDEVVGILPLDYPWSGLCDVIDVDEHLLVHKPEKLSWICVAGAIRDGVCAYTALHTHARMAAGHTLLVMDGASTFGLLCIQLASYHGVKVLTTSHTPEQHTFLEKLQTSLARVIPVFEGSSDLLSDVLEETGGLGVDIVIDTGVRLQEDEGSNGNRLPHKHEVISVLGVGGHWVTSHQELQLDPPDCRLLHLKSASVTFLNQEVWTSSTVQQGRYLHILKDIMEKMSSGILGPEPEEAVPLQDATVVMEMVQRCEKKSAIVQF, encoded by the exons ATGAAGGGTTTGTACTGCCGACTCGGACAGACTGATGCGGACACCAAGTTTGTTATTCAGGAGATG TCCCTCCCAGCCAATGTAGACAGTCACCAGGTCAGGGTTAAGATGAAGGCATGTGGACTCAGTCCTCTCGACCTCAAG CTGCTAGTTGACCTAGGTATCCAGAGGGATTTGATTCCGGTTGGTCGAGAGGTAGCAGGGGTCGTCCTGCAAG TTGGCTCCCTTGTGTCGTCCTTCCACCCAGACGATGAAGTTGTAG GTATTCTGCCTTTGGACTACCCCTGGTCTGGACTGTGTGATGTAATCGATGTTGATGAACACCTTCTTG TACACAAGCCAGAAAAGTTGAGCTGGATATGCGTTGCAGGAGCAATACGTGATGGAGTGTGTGCCTATAcggccctacacacacacgcccgaaTGGCCGCTGGACACACACTCTTGGTCATGGACGGAGCCAGC ACATTTGGCCTCCTGTGTATCCAGCTCGCAAGTTACCATGGAGTCAAAGTGTTGACAACCTCACACACGCCAGAGCAACACACATTCCTTGAAAAACTACAGACAAGTTTAG CCAGGGTGATTCCAGTGTTTGAAGGGTCTTCGGACCTGCTTTCAGATGTTCTAGAGGAAACCGGGGGATTAGGCGTGGACATAGTCATAGACACTGGAG TACGTCTCCAGGAAGATGAAGGGTCAAATGGAAATCGCCTCCCTCACAAGCATGAGGTCATCAGCGTACTGGGAGTTGGGGGTCACTGGGTGACATCACACCAGGAGCTGCAG CTGGATCCTCCAGATTGCCGACTGCTCCACTTGAAGTCGGCCTCTGTGACTTTCCTCAACCAGGAAGTCTGGACCTCTTCGACTGTGCAACAAGGACGATATCTCC ACATTCTGAAGGACATAATGGAGAAGATGTCTTCTGGAATACTCGG ACCCGAGCCTGAGGAGGCGGTCCCTCTGCAGGATGCCactgttgtcatggagatggTCCAGCGTTGCGAGAAAAAGAGTGCTATAGTTCAGTTCTGA